A region of the Fusobacteria bacterium ZRK30 genome:
TCTAAATCTCCCATAGTAAGAGTTCCAATTTTTACCCTGGTTAAGCTTATAACCCTGTGTCCGATCGCATCCAACATCCTTCTGACCTGACGATTTCTTCCCTCTCTAATAGCAACCGTTAACCAGGTAGTACTCCCCTCTTCCCTCAAAAACCTTACTTTAGCCGGTAATGTTAAACCATCTTCTAATTTTATTCCAGCTTTTAATTGTCCTAAATTTATTTTTTTAATATGTCCTGCAGCCTGAATTAAATATTTTTTATACACTTCTCCTTTAGGGTGGATCACTTTATTATAAAGGTCTCCATCATTGGTTAAGATGATCATTCCCTCAGTATCATAGTCCAATCTTCCTATTGGATAGACCCTTTCCTTTGTTTTCACAAAATCTATTACAGTTCTTCTGCCTCTGTCGTCCTTTACAGCACTTATTACTTTTTTAGGTTTATTTAAAAGATAATATACTTTTTTTTCCTTCGTTTTTCCTATCAGCTTTCCATCTACTGATATTTTATCTTTGATATTTACCTTCATTCCCGGACTGGGATATTCACCATTGACCATTATTTTTTTTTCTTCAACCATCTTATCTATCTCACGCCTTGAGCCTATTCCTATAGATGCAAGGTATTTATTTAATCTTACTTTTTCCATTTTTTCCTCCATTTTTCTACAAATAATATCTGCATTCAAAGAAACAATTAATTTTTGATCCTGATGGATATAATTCACAGTTCATTTTCTATTTTTTAATTTTGACTTTCATTTTTTGTTGTCTCTAATTCCTGCTTTATCTCCGTGTAATTCGGCAGCATCGTTAAATTATCTATATCTAAATAATTTAAGAAATTATCCGTTGTACTATATAAATTAGGTCTTCCAATTGTTTCTAATTTCCCACTAGAATATACCAGTCCCTTTTCTTCTAAATTATGGATAACTCTTTCTACACTTACCCCTCTTATAGATTCAATATGACTTTTCGTTACCGGTTGTTTATACGCTATTATAGACAGGGTTTCCATAGCTGCCCTGGATAATTTTTTAGGTTTACTCTCTTGATTGAAAAAATTATGAACTCTCTCCCCATATTTAGGATTAGTTTCAAAATATACCATTCCCTTTTCAATTTTTAAGTTTATTCCAGAATCTTTTTTTTCTTCTCCTAGTTCATCTAAGCATTCTACCATCTTTTCCATGTTTATATTATAAAATTTAGCCAATTCTTTTATCTCTAATTCTGAGGCTAAATATAACATAGCTTCTATCTCTTTTCCCAGATTTTCCCTATTCATTCTTCACTCCTATCATATATGGTGTTTAAATATTTAGATGTCAGGTATATATCAACACCATTAACCTCATATCTTTTTCCACCTTTCAAATAAATTTTATTCGGTATTTTCATAGCATTTTGCACAATATCTTCGTTGAGTTGTAATAAGTTAATATCTCCAAATTTCGATAAATCATTAAGATAAAGTCCCCCTAGCAGGCTTAAATTTGTTTCAACGTCTACACTTTTCTCACTACTAAAATAAGGGTATCTCTTAAAAATACTGTCACTATAAAGTTTATCTATCATTTTTTTTGTTTCCATATCATCATAAAATAGCAGGTACTCCCACTTAGAATAAGTATTTTTTTCGTCCAATACATGTTTTTTTATACCATCACCTGATATAAAATTTTTAAACAGATAGTTTTTTAACGACCCTTCCATATAAATATATTTCCTGTCACCATCTATCTCTCTATATAATTTCAAAAGGTTATAGGTATAATAATAGGTCTTAAACTCATAACCTTTTTCTAAGATATTTTTTTTGTTGAGGTCTTGTTTTACCCCTTCCACTATCTTTTCAATTTTTTTTCGAATTTTTTCCATATATTCAGCATAAAATTTAGTATCATCTGATTCTTTTAAATAACTCAGATATACATAAGCCTCTTGAACCTCTTCAGCGGTCAGCTTTGTTCTATTAAGATAAGAAAACTCCTCCTCTTTCTCAATTAACCTAGTCAAAATCT
Encoded here:
- the scpB gene encoding SMC-Scp complex subunit ScpB, whose translation is MNRENLGKEIEAMLYLASELEIKELAKFYNINMEKMVECLDELGEEKKDSGINLKIEKGMVYFETNPKYGERVHNFFNQESKPKKLSRAAMETLSIIAYKQPVTKSHIESIRGVSVERVIHNLEEKGLVYSSGKLETIGRPNLYSTTDNFLNYLDIDNLTMLPNYTEIKQELETTKNESQN
- a CDS encoding rRNA pseudouridine synthase; the protein is MEKVRLNKYLASIGIGSRREIDKMVEEKKIMVNGEYPSPGMKVNIKDKISVDGKLIGKTKEKKVYYLLNKPKKVISAVKDDRGRRTVIDFVKTKERVYPIGRLDYDTEGMIILTNDGDLYNKVIHPKGEVYKKYLIQAAGHIKKINLGQLKAGIKLEDGLTLPAKVRFLREEGSTTWLTVAIREGRNRQVRRMLDAIGHRVISLTRVKIGTLTMGDLEVGKYRPLTKEEIKYLKDV